In Leptospira stimsonii, the following proteins share a genomic window:
- a CDS encoding flagellar hook-basal body protein, giving the protein MLRGMYTGANGMIIQQTRMDVISNNLANVDKTAFKRDTTVFKTFPELLLHRFDEDGVGKVPMGSFDTAPVVGKLGLGGEVNEVYTRFEQGAVKKTENPFDIMLQDKPGNEHPAFFSVMTNRGERLSRSGAFVMDTNGYLVSPQGFPLMGENGPIRVARGNFLIKENGEVWINGEIGNDPVNGTSLEKNRFETPVLLDKLKIRTVENPRHLDKEGDSFYADTPESGEPVPFELKDEPSVLQGYLEASNVSVVTEMVEMIEVNRSYEANQKTVQTQDSLLGKLINEVLR; this is encoded by the coding sequence ATGCTTAGAGGAATGTATACAGGCGCAAACGGGATGATCATTCAACAGACAAGAATGGATGTGATTTCGAATAACCTTGCGAACGTCGATAAGACGGCTTTTAAAAGAGATACTACCGTATTTAAAACATTTCCTGAACTTTTACTCCATCGTTTCGACGAAGACGGTGTAGGAAAGGTTCCAATGGGTTCCTTCGATACTGCGCCAGTGGTCGGCAAACTTGGATTAGGTGGAGAAGTGAACGAAGTCTATACTCGTTTTGAACAGGGCGCCGTTAAAAAAACGGAAAACCCTTTCGACATTATGCTTCAAGATAAACCAGGAAACGAACACCCCGCTTTTTTTAGCGTGATGACAAACAGAGGAGAAAGACTTTCTCGGAGCGGAGCCTTTGTAATGGACACGAACGGATATCTCGTGAGTCCGCAAGGTTTTCCTTTGATGGGAGAAAACGGACCGATCCGGGTTGCTCGTGGAAATTTTCTCATCAAAGAGAATGGAGAAGTCTGGATCAACGGGGAAATCGGAAACGATCCTGTGAACGGCACTTCTTTGGAAAAGAATCGTTTCGAAACTCCCGTTCTATTAGATAAACTTAAAATCCGAACCGTCGAAAACCCACGCCATTTGGACAAAGAAGGAGATTCCTTCTATGCCGATACCCCAGAATCGGGAGAGCCGGTCCCCTTCGAACTAAAAGACGAACCGTCCGTTCTCCAAGGTTATCTCGAAGCGTCTAACGTTAGCGTTGTTACCGAAATGGTAGAAATGATCGAAGTCAACCGCTCCTATGAAGCAAATCAAAAAACGGTGCAAACTCAAGATAGCTTACTTGGTAAGTTGATCAATGAGGTTCTGAGATAA
- a CDS encoding transposase: MRIAPDLNFSTAKISTPIQRSRPQPLTSAQLKEKRKNPAININFFTNLTKKILNDFYPKYCPYCENKLLTKEISTQPELIRCEGCRYLTSRLSYTPLHHMKLPLWMFSYVFYESMIQHPKVVTSTEISKRLRISYKGAAMLKKRFQVFASQQLPKYKQLTFDALDREFKDFSLPPNEDTDISEIMENRPYVCADTVVLYSASQRANQGRKRYRHSGSTSSIYLSDKLGGRQVGTLVHTIGIKNGPVFFHSVPNQKANTLGPIIKDHLPLRTPLMTDEGYPWLWGIYKNHRSVNHSAHSKDARYKWARNRWSKNGVHSQVAEGNHRLLKSAFSSYCYIRPENSTRYLNEFSFLKNAHVFGLDVICEIRGMLVGEVDEGRGVGRVSFGSDPRGPSGPAVGIGRKGSLSQNLIDQLTK, from the coding sequence ATGAGGATCGCTCCAGATCTGAATTTTAGTACCGCAAAAATTTCCACCCCCATTCAGCGATCACGCCCTCAACCACTAACGTCAGCACAACTGAAAGAGAAACGTAAGAACCCAGCAATCAACATCAACTTCTTTACGAACCTAACAAAGAAAATCCTGAATGACTTCTACCCAAAATATTGTCCTTACTGCGAAAACAAATTACTAACGAAAGAGATCTCTACTCAGCCTGAATTGATCCGATGCGAAGGATGTAGGTATCTAACGTCACGTCTGAGTTATACTCCTTTACATCATATGAAGCTCCCGCTCTGGATGTTCTCATACGTTTTCTACGAGAGCATGATTCAGCATCCGAAGGTGGTCACATCAACTGAGATCAGTAAGAGACTAAGAATTTCATACAAAGGCGCGGCAATGTTGAAGAAGCGATTTCAAGTCTTCGCGTCTCAACAACTTCCTAAATACAAACAACTTACCTTTGATGCACTCGACAGAGAGTTTAAAGATTTCTCACTTCCACCTAATGAAGATACTGATATTTCTGAAATCATGGAAAACCGTCCATACGTCTGCGCTGATACAGTAGTTTTGTATTCAGCAAGTCAGAGAGCTAACCAAGGCAGGAAACGCTATCGCCACTCGGGTAGTACATCTTCTATTTATCTCTCCGACAAACTTGGAGGAAGACAAGTTGGAACCTTAGTTCATACAATTGGGATTAAGAATGGACCTGTCTTCTTTCACTCAGTCCCAAATCAAAAAGCAAACACACTTGGACCAATCATCAAGGATCATCTTCCTTTACGAACTCCCTTAATGACTGATGAAGGCTACCCTTGGCTTTGGGGCATCTACAAAAACCACAGAAGTGTAAATCACTCAGCACATTCTAAAGATGCTCGCTACAAATGGGCAAGAAACAGATGGAGTAAGAATGGAGTTCATTCACAAGTGGCAGAGGGAAATCATCGGTTACTCAAATCTGCTTTTTCTTCTTACTGTTACATTCGTCCTGAGAACTCTACTCGTTACTTGAATGAGTTTTCCTTTCTCAAGAATGCTCATGTGTTTGGTTTGGATGTGATTTGTGAGATTAGAGGGATGCTTGTTGGGGAAGTTGATGAGGGAAGAGGGGTGGGTAGAGTATCCTTTGGTTCCGATCCCCGAGGGCCGTCAGGTCCAGCAGTTGGGATCGGAAGGAAGGGATCTTTATCTCAGAACCTCATTGATCAACTTACCAAGTAA
- a CDS encoding aldo/keto reductase, with the protein MKKRKLGNSGLEVSAIGFGCMGLNFAYSQKLDKKDSIQILRAAVERGVTFFDTAEVYGPYTNEEIVGEALAPFTGKVVIATKFGFKKDAWKELDSRPAHIREVCEASLKRLKVDSIDLFYQHRVDPEVPIEDVAGTVRDLIQEGKVQHFGLSEAGVKNIRRAHAVQAVTALQSEYSLWWREPEEQIFPVLEELGIGFVSFSPLGKGFLTGKISTEDEFESGDFRKMVPRFQRENLIANEAFVDLLKEVAGEKNATPAQIALAWILAKKKWIVPIPGTTKIGRLNENIQSDEVDLSSDELQRIETYVSRIQARGERYPEDLQRRIDR; encoded by the coding sequence ATGAAAAAACGAAAACTTGGAAATAGCGGATTGGAAGTCTCGGCGATTGGTTTCGGTTGTATGGGACTTAACTTTGCATATTCTCAGAAATTGGACAAAAAAGATTCGATTCAAATTCTCAGAGCGGCTGTGGAGAGAGGAGTGACGTTCTTCGATACAGCCGAAGTCTATGGTCCTTATACGAATGAAGAGATCGTCGGAGAGGCGCTTGCGCCGTTCACAGGAAAGGTAGTCATTGCTACTAAGTTCGGTTTTAAGAAGGATGCTTGGAAGGAATTGGATAGTAGACCGGCTCATATTCGAGAAGTATGTGAAGCATCCTTAAAACGACTGAAGGTGGATTCTATCGATCTTTTCTATCAGCACAGAGTTGATCCGGAAGTGCCGATAGAAGATGTTGCCGGGACAGTTCGAGATCTCATTCAAGAAGGAAAGGTTCAACACTTCGGACTCTCGGAAGCAGGAGTCAAAAATATTCGTCGAGCACACGCGGTTCAAGCGGTGACTGCGCTTCAGAGTGAATATTCTTTGTGGTGGAGGGAGCCGGAAGAACAAATCTTTCCTGTTCTGGAAGAACTCGGTATAGGATTCGTATCTTTTAGTCCTCTTGGAAAAGGATTTTTGACAGGAAAAATTTCGACGGAGGATGAGTTTGAAAGCGGTGATTTTCGAAAGATGGTTCCACGTTTTCAAAGAGAGAATTTGATCGCCAACGAAGCGTTCGTCGATCTCCTCAAGGAAGTTGCAGGAGAAAAGAATGCAACTCCGGCTCAAATAGCGCTCGCGTGGATTCTTGCTAAAAAAAAGTGGATCGTCCCGATTCCCGGAACGACGAAGATAGGGAGGCTGAACGAGAATATCCAATCGGACGAGGTCGATCTTTCATCCGATGAACTGCAAAGGATCGAAACCTACGTTTCAAGAATTCAAGCTCGAGGGGAGCGATATCCGGAAGATTTACAAAGAAGAATCGATCGTTGA